From the Roseofilum capinflatum BLCC-M114 genome, one window contains:
- a CDS encoding ParA family protein — MKTIAIYHNKGGVGKTTTAVNLAAAFSNKNKRVLLVDIDAQANSTFATGLIKFQFEEDDNLKDRNILQIISSGDFDFIPEIARKSKGFNTPEIDVIPSHITLIDEKDKLTTLASTRFRLKAKLEQVEDRYDVVIIDAPPSRDLYAEIALVSADYLIIPSDMKPFSNQGLRNVKQFIREVNETRTSIGKDPLGVLGVLASKILTNPKYVEFVFPKQKEAVLQRYQLPMLKTVIYERVALSHCINQTVSRGDLEIPDPKSVFEFERDGYSVTEFRNLSSEVMQKIGL; from the coding sequence ATGAAAACCATTGCTATTTATCACAACAAAGGCGGAGTCGGGAAAACGACCACGGCCGTGAATCTTGCTGCTGCCTTTAGCAATAAAAACAAGCGCGTCTTGCTCGTGGATATTGACGCTCAGGCTAACTCGACGTTTGCTACGGGGTTAATTAAGTTTCAGTTTGAGGAAGATGATAATCTCAAAGATCGGAATATTCTCCAAATTATCAGTTCAGGAGATTTTGATTTTATCCCTGAAATTGCCCGTAAATCTAAGGGCTTTAATACCCCAGAAATTGATGTCATTCCTTCCCACATTACCCTAATTGATGAAAAAGATAAACTCACAACTCTAGCCTCGACTCGATTTCGGCTAAAGGCAAAACTTGAACAAGTAGAAGACCGCTATGATGTCGTAATTATTGACGCACCGCCTTCTAGGGATCTCTATGCGGAAATAGCACTGGTTTCTGCTGATTATTTAATTATTCCTTCGGATATGAAACCTTTTTCTAATCAGGGTCTAAGAAATGTTAAACAGTTTATTCGTGAAGTGAATGAAACGCGCACCAGTATTGGTAAAGACCCTTTAGGCGTATTGGGTGTTTTGGCTTCTAAAATTTTAACTAATCCTAAATACGTGGAATTTGTGTTTCCCAAACAAAAAGAAGCGGTTTTGCAACGTTATCAGCTTCCCATGTTGAAGACGGTGATCTATGAGCGGGTAGCGTTATCTCATTGTATTAATCAAACGGTCAGTCGGGGAGATTTGGAAATTCCTGACCCAAAATCGGTGTTTGAGTTTGAACGGGATGGGTATTCCGTGACAGAATTTAGAAATCTGTCGTCTGAAGTGATGCAAAAAATAGGTCTGTAA